The proteins below come from a single Nostoc sp. KVJ3 genomic window:
- a CDS encoding type II toxin-antitoxin system Phd/YefM family antitoxin has protein sequence MKSISKSKLKSQLLEFLRLVESEGEEIIVTDRGKPVVKISKYAQTPTTEELFGEMRGKVKYFEDLTTPTTEEWAQL, from the coding sequence ATGAAATCAATTTCCAAAAGTAAACTCAAATCTCAACTTCTTGAGTTCTTACGACTTGTAGAGTCAGAGGGAGAAGAAATTATAGTTACCGATCGCGGTAAGCCAGTCGTGAAAATTTCCAAATACGCGCAAACACCAACAACTGAGGAGTTATTTGGAGAAATGCGCGGTAAAGTGAAGTACTTTGAGGATTTAACTACACCAACTACTGAGGAATGGGCACAATTGTGA
- a CDS encoding mechanosensitive ion channel family protein: MDFRQISLVASQLLTLFGLKILGAIALWLIAQRLIDFALKLVRRGFRSQNVDPTLINYLLNIIGVTLRIVLVVAILGFFGVETTSFAALLAGAGIAIGAAWGGLLANFAAGAFLIVFRPFKVGDFITTAGVTGTVTELGLFTTGINTPDNVLTIVANNKIFADNIQNYSANPYRRVDLVAQLHHEVKHNEAIALLKAKISQIPNVLQNPAPDVEIQDFNFAGPVLAVRPYCNNDHYWQVYFDTNKAIRETFSEAGYPIPEYRYAVSGSSAHAINNVIPPLSEIT; this comes from the coding sequence ATGGATTTCAGACAAATTAGCCTAGTTGCTAGTCAACTTTTAACTCTGTTTGGACTGAAAATTTTAGGTGCGATCGCTCTGTGGCTAATTGCTCAACGCTTAATTGATTTTGCATTGAAGTTAGTACGACGTGGTTTCCGAAGTCAAAACGTTGATCCGACACTCATTAACTATCTTCTGAATATTATCGGTGTTACGTTAAGAATTGTTTTAGTTGTAGCAATTCTTGGCTTCTTTGGAGTTGAAACAACTTCCTTTGCTGCATTATTAGCAGGAGCGGGCATTGCAATTGGTGCAGCATGGGGGGGACTGTTGGCCAACTTTGCCGCCGGCGCATTTTTAATTGTTTTTCGACCATTCAAAGTTGGTGATTTCATCACAACAGCAGGTGTAACAGGCACTGTTACAGAACTTGGACTGTTCACAACTGGTATTAATACACCTGATAATGTATTGACGATTGTTGCCAATAATAAAATCTTTGCTGACAATATCCAGAACTATTCTGCGAATCCTTACCGTCGGGTTGATCTGGTGGCTCAACTCCATCATGAAGTTAAACATAACGAAGCGATCGCACTTTTAAAAGCGAAAATTAGCCAAATTCCCAATGTCCTCCAAAATCCAGCACCAGATGTCGAAATTCAGGATTTCAACTTTGCAGGGCCTGTACTAGCAGTCCGTCCTTATTGCAATAATGACCACTACTGGCAGGTTTACTTCGACACTAATAAAGCTATCCGCGAAACCTTTAGTGAAGCTGGATATCCAATTCCTGAATACCGTTATGCAGTTAGCGGTTCATCTGCTCATGCAATTAATAATGTCATCCCACCGCTATCAGAAATAACTTGA
- the accD gene encoding acetyl-CoA carboxylase, carboxyltransferase subunit beta, translated as MANNEESRGLKSLFDWFANRRKSGSTSLERQEREIADGLWHKCSKCGVLAYTKDLKANQMVCVECGHHNRVDSDERIRQLIDSNTWKPLDEHLRPTDPLEFRDRKLYSDRLRETQDKIGLIDAVHTGLGQINSLPIALGVMDFRFMGGSMGSVVGEKLTRMIEQATQRRYPVVIVCTSGGARMQEGMLSLMQMAKISAALQRHKDARLLYIPVLTNPTTGGVTASFAMLGDIILAEPKATIGFAGRRVIEQTLREKLPENFQTAEDLLLHGFVDDIVPRTQLKNTLAQLIALHQPVLTTPHMVLWETMSLTSTAAE; from the coding sequence ATGGCTAACAACGAAGAATCACGCGGTTTAAAGTCTCTATTTGATTGGTTTGCAAATCGACGGAAATCAGGATCTACCAGCCTGGAACGCCAAGAACGTGAAATTGCTGATGGGTTATGGCATAAATGTTCTAAGTGCGGCGTATTGGCATATACAAAAGACCTGAAAGCTAATCAAATGGTTTGTGTCGAATGTGGTCATCATAATCGGGTAGATAGCGATGAGCGCATCCGTCAATTGATAGATAGTAATACCTGGAAACCTCTAGACGAGCATTTGCGTCCAACCGATCCGTTAGAATTTCGCGATCGCAAACTCTACAGCGATCGCTTGCGGGAAACACAAGATAAAATTGGCTTAATAGACGCAGTTCACACTGGTTTAGGTCAAATTAATAGTTTGCCCATTGCCCTTGGGGTTATGGATTTCCGTTTTATGGGTGGTAGTATGGGTTCGGTTGTGGGAGAAAAACTCACCCGAATGATTGAGCAAGCCACTCAACGACGGTATCCTGTAGTTATTGTCTGTACCTCTGGTGGCGCGAGAATGCAAGAAGGAATGCTTTCCTTGATGCAGATGGCGAAAATATCCGCAGCCTTACAGCGCCATAAGGATGCCCGACTATTATATATTCCCGTTTTGACCAATCCCACAACGGGCGGCGTTACTGCTAGTTTTGCCATGTTGGGCGATATCATTTTAGCAGAACCCAAGGCAACCATTGGTTTTGCTGGTCGGCGAGTGATCGAGCAAACCCTACGAGAAAAACTGCCCGAAAATTTTCAGACTGCTGAAGATTTACTTCTGCATGGTTTTGTTGATGATATCGTACCCCGTACTCAATTAAAGAATACTTTAGCCCAGCTGATTGCCCTACACCAGCCTGTACTAACAACACCTCACATGGTGTTGTGGGAAACAATGTCTTTAACTTCTACCGCCGCAGAATAG
- the leuB gene encoding 3-isopropylmalate dehydrogenase, which translates to MTQNYRITLLPGDGIGPEIMAVAVDVLKVVGKQFDLQFEFQEALIGGAAIDTTGEPLPSATLDTCRNSDAILLAAIGGYKWDSLPSNLRPEVGLLGLRAGLGLFANLRPAKILPQLIDASTLKREIVEGVDIMVVRELTGGIYFGKPKGIFATETGEKRGVNTMVYTESEIERIGRVAFEVARKRGGKLCSVDKANVLEVSQLWRDRITQLSAEYPDVELSHLYVDNAAMQLVRAPKQFDTIVTGNLFGDILSDAAAMLTGSIGMLPSASLGASGPGVFEPVHGSAPDIAGQDKANPLAQVLSAAMMLRYGLNQPKAADTIEKAVLQVLEQGDRTGDIISPGKNLLGCRAMGDSLIKATEQK; encoded by the coding sequence ATGACCCAGAACTACCGCATTACTCTACTCCCCGGCGATGGCATTGGCCCTGAAATTATGGCAGTGGCGGTAGATGTGCTGAAAGTCGTAGGGAAGCAATTTGATCTTCAGTTTGAATTCCAAGAAGCCCTTATTGGTGGTGCAGCAATTGACACTACAGGGGAACCATTACCATCTGCGACTCTAGATACCTGCCGCAACAGTGATGCCATATTACTCGCCGCTATTGGTGGCTATAAGTGGGATTCCTTGCCATCCAATTTACGCCCAGAAGTGGGTTTATTAGGGCTACGTGCAGGTTTGGGGTTATTTGCCAATTTACGCCCAGCGAAAATTTTGCCCCAGCTAATTGATGCCTCGACTTTAAAACGCGAAATTGTCGAAGGCGTGGATATTATGGTGGTGCGCGAACTGACTGGTGGGATTTACTTCGGTAAACCTAAAGGGATTTTTGCTACAGAAACGGGTGAAAAACGCGGTGTAAATACAATGGTTTACACAGAATCAGAAATTGAACGCATTGGGCGGGTGGCTTTTGAAGTGGCTAGAAAACGCGGTGGTAAACTTTGTTCGGTGGATAAGGCGAACGTATTAGAAGTATCTCAGTTGTGGCGCGATCGCATCACCCAACTTTCTGCTGAATATCCAGATGTCGAACTCTCTCATTTATATGTAGATAATGCTGCTATGCAGTTAGTACGCGCTCCTAAGCAGTTTGACACCATAGTTACAGGTAATTTGTTTGGCGATATTCTTTCTGATGCTGCTGCTATGCTTACGGGTAGTATTGGGATGTTACCCTCAGCTAGTTTAGGTGCTTCTGGGCCTGGTGTGTTTGAACCAGTTCATGGTTCCGCCCCAGATATTGCCGGACAGGATAAGGCAAATCCTTTAGCACAGGTTTTGAGTGCGGCGATGATGTTGCGCTACGGTTTAAATCAACCAAAAGCGGCAGATACTATTGAAAAAGCCGTATTGCAAGTTTTAGAACAAGGCGATCGCACCGGAGATATAATTTCTCCAGGAAAAAACCTTTTAGGTTGCCGCGCTATGGGAGACTCACTCATTAAGGCTACTGAACAAAAATAA
- a CDS encoding ABC transporter permease: MMPNFIDKIGDWNPQLLRELKGRLKFFNVAIAVATSLLLQLVVFLYQLREFPDDKYSLTGTYCRLRQVYERQQNEVYQLSDQSRIANLNDFFSNNFCPANQIDLQLWWQDHWRYTFLTFSVIFIFTLLVAGTYLLINDLAKEETRGTLNFIRLSPQSETSILTGKLLGVPSLIYLVISLAVPFHLWAAFSAQIAFSSILSYYAILAASCIFFYNAALLFALVSRGLSGFQPWLGSGAVLFFLFTTMVMSSSSGNNLNNSTTWLRLFAPWDVTTYLFPQLFNLYNGSLMGNVQFFYLPLGANIVSVVGFHLLNWGLCSYGILQAIKRCFRNPQASIISKGQSYLIVAFCQVMMWGFTFQFLRNNSRLDGQVGENLIFIALYNLVLLFGLIAVLSPHRQDIQDWARYRHQEVGGRKSVWQDLIWAEKSPALVAIAINLTIVTVPFLVWLSLTSIFDPGRSPNLEGDNFDRLKVLLTVALSISLMLIYATITQLILLLKTPKRSFWAVGTISAVTFLPPMILEFIGISSWKYPTIWLFSTFPWAAIEHTSATTIFMALLAQLSVLTLLNFQLTRQVRLAGESATKALLAGR, from the coding sequence ATGATGCCCAATTTTATAGACAAAATCGGTGATTGGAATCCGCAACTATTGCGGGAACTCAAAGGACGGCTGAAATTTTTTAATGTTGCGATCGCAGTTGCGACATCTCTACTTCTGCAACTAGTAGTTTTTTTATATCAATTGCGTGAGTTTCCCGATGATAAATACTCACTAACTGGTACATACTGTCGTTTGCGTCAAGTATACGAACGGCAACAAAACGAAGTTTACCAGCTTTCAGATCAATCTAGAATTGCTAACTTGAATGATTTCTTTTCAAATAATTTTTGCCCCGCCAATCAAATTGATTTGCAGTTGTGGTGGCAAGACCACTGGCGATATACATTCCTAACATTTAGTGTAATTTTTATATTTACACTATTAGTTGCAGGAACTTATTTGTTAATCAATGATTTAGCGAAAGAAGAAACTCGTGGCACGCTGAATTTCATCCGTCTTAGCCCTCAATCAGAAACAAGTATATTGACTGGAAAATTATTAGGAGTACCCAGTTTAATTTATCTTGTAATCTCACTCGCTGTTCCTTTCCATTTATGGGCTGCTTTTTCTGCCCAAATTGCTTTTAGTTCCATTTTGAGCTATTATGCAATTCTTGCTGCTAGCTGTATTTTCTTCTACAATGCCGCACTACTATTTGCTTTAGTTAGTCGCGGTTTGAGCGGTTTTCAGCCTTGGTTAGGTAGTGGTGCAGTCTTATTTTTCTTGTTCACAACGATGGTAATGTCATCGTCTTCTGGCAACAATCTAAATAATTCGACTACTTGGTTAAGGCTTTTTGCTCCTTGGGATGTAACAACTTATCTATTTCCTCAGTTGTTTAATTTATACAATGGTTCGCTAATGGGTAATGTGCAGTTTTTCTATTTACCATTAGGAGCAAATATTGTTAGTGTTGTCGGTTTCCATTTATTAAACTGGGGATTGTGCAGTTACGGAATTTTGCAAGCTATTAAGCGTTGTTTCCGTAATCCTCAAGCCTCAATAATCAGTAAGGGACAAAGTTATTTAATAGTAGCTTTTTGCCAGGTGATGATGTGGGGATTTACCTTCCAATTTTTGAGAAATAATTCCAGATTGGATGGACAAGTTGGAGAAAATTTGATTTTTATAGCGTTATACAACTTGGTATTACTTTTCGGTTTGATTGCCGTTCTTTCTCCTCATCGTCAAGACATACAAGATTGGGCAAGATACCGACATCAAGAAGTTGGCGGCCGCAAGAGTGTTTGGCAGGATCTAATTTGGGCTGAAAAAAGTCCTGCACTTGTAGCGATCGCTATTAATCTGACAATAGTTACTGTCCCTTTTCTAGTCTGGCTCTCACTTACATCTATTTTTGATCCAGGTCGTAGCCCAAATTTGGAGGGTGACAATTTTGATAGATTGAAAGTGCTTTTAACCGTGGCTTTATCTATCAGCTTAATGTTGATTTATGCTACCATCACCCAATTGATACTTTTGCTGAAAACTCCCAAACGTTCTTTCTGGGCTGTTGGTACTATAAGTGCTGTAACGTTCCTACCACCGATGATTCTAGAATTTATCGGTATCTCCTCGTGGAAATATCCTACAATATGGCTGTTTTCAACTTTCCCTTGGGCGGCTATAGAACACACTAGTGCGACAACAATTTTTATGGCATTACTAGCTCAGTTGAGTGTTTTAACATTGTTGAATTTCCAGTTAACAAGGCAGGTAAGATTAGCTGGTGAATCTGCTACTAAAGCCTTGTTAGCAGGACGCTAG
- a CDS encoding ABC transporter ATP-binding protein has protein sequence MVKELAICTRGLTKQFDRHVAVNDVDLEIQAGEVYGLIGPNGAGKTTLIRMLATAEEPTTGEIYINGDRLLRDKSNPKVKRRLGYLPDDYPLYEDLTVWDYLDYFARLYRLREPRRTQRLHEVLELIQLGNKRNSQISTLSRGMKQRLSLARTIIHEPILLLLDEPVSGLDPIARMHFREIIKALQEAGMTVIISSHVLSDLAELCTSVGIMELGFLVESTSLQQLYQRLSHQQIVISTLGNLEALLRELKHHHLVEEWEVMSEKNSVRVNFSGKEEDSAELLRSLIKADIPLIDFHCTQEDLETIFLKLGHKQAS, from the coding sequence ATGGTAAAAGAATTAGCAATTTGCACCCGTGGACTAACTAAGCAATTTGACAGGCATGTTGCTGTCAATGATGTTGATTTAGAAATCCAAGCGGGGGAAGTATATGGATTGATTGGGCCAAATGGCGCGGGTAAAACAACTCTCATCCGAATGTTGGCAACTGCTGAGGAACCAACGACGGGTGAGATTTATATTAATGGCGATCGCTTACTCCGTGACAAGAGTAACCCCAAAGTCAAGCGTCGTCTAGGCTACTTACCCGATGACTACCCGTTATATGAGGATTTAACAGTCTGGGATTACCTAGATTATTTTGCGCGTCTCTATCGTTTGCGAGAACCGCGCCGTACTCAACGTTTACACGAAGTTTTAGAACTCATCCAACTGGGAAATAAACGTAACAGTCAGATTTCTACTCTGTCGCGGGGGATGAAACAGCGCTTAAGTTTAGCGCGAACCATTATCCACGAACCGATTTTACTACTACTAGATGAGCCTGTTTCTGGACTTGACCCCATCGCCAGAATGCACTTCCGCGAAATCATCAAGGCTTTGCAAGAAGCTGGGATGACTGTAATTATTTCCTCTCATGTTCTCAGCGATTTAGCAGAACTGTGTACATCTGTGGGAATTATGGAACTTGGCTTTTTGGTAGAAAGTACCTCATTACAACAACTGTACCAACGTCTTTCCCACCAGCAAATTGTGATATCAACTCTGGGTAATCTAGAGGCACTTTTAAGGGAATTGAAACATCATCATTTAGTAGAAGAGTGGGAGGTGATGTCAGAAAAAAATAGCGTGCGGGTGAACTTTTCGGGTAAAGAAGAAGATAGTGCTGAATTGTTGCGATCGCTCATCAAAGCAGATATTCCCTTGATTGATTTTCACTGCACCCAAGAAGACTTAGAAACTATTTTCTTAAAATTAGGTCACAAACAAGCATCTTAA
- a CDS encoding prepilin peptidase, which yields MDILFAIPASLMVFALGASIGSFLNVIVYRLPAGLSVLWPPSRCPKCLNQLKAYDNVPVFGWISLKGRCRYCKSKISVRYPVVEGVTGIIFLLIFLVFQISTFTIGYWAFCSWLLALSLIDLDTMTLPNPLTQSGLVVGILFQMVIGYLPEGSSVASVNHLMMAITGAVLGLWLFDAIALLGSVAFGKTAMGAGDAKLAAMMGAWLGWKYLLLASFIACVLGALIGAGVIMRRRKAASQNTSRQRLGQKMPFGPFLALGSVITLFSGEAILSTYLRLFFPAF from the coding sequence ATGGACATTTTGTTCGCTATTCCAGCGAGTTTAATGGTCTTTGCTTTGGGTGCATCTATTGGTAGTTTTCTCAACGTTATTGTTTATCGGCTACCTGCTGGGTTGTCAGTTCTTTGGCCGCCTTCTCGTTGTCCTAAATGCTTAAACCAGCTAAAAGCCTACGATAATGTGCCAGTCTTTGGCTGGATTTCATTAAAAGGGCGGTGTCGCTATTGCAAAAGCAAAATTTCTGTCCGTTATCCCGTGGTAGAAGGGGTAACGGGCATAATTTTTTTGCTGATTTTTTTAGTATTTCAAATTTCGACTTTCACAATCGGCTATTGGGCTTTTTGTAGTTGGTTGTTGGCGCTATCGCTTATCGACCTAGATACCATGACCTTACCCAATCCACTTACTCAGTCGGGTTTAGTGGTCGGAATTTTATTCCAAATGGTGATTGGTTATCTACCAGAGGGTAGTTCTGTGGCATCGGTCAATCATCTTATGATGGCGATAACTGGTGCAGTACTAGGTTTATGGCTGTTTGATGCGATCGCTCTATTGGGTTCAGTTGCCTTTGGTAAAACTGCAATGGGCGCGGGTGATGCCAAATTAGCAGCCATGATGGGAGCCTGGTTAGGCTGGAAATATTTACTCTTAGCTAGTTTTATTGCCTGTGTGCTGGGAGCGTTAATTGGCGCTGGTGTTATTATGCGTAGACGCAAAGCCGCGAGTCAAAACACATCACGACAAAGGTTAGGACAAAAGATGCCTTTTGGCCCTTTTCTCGCTTTAGGATCTGTAATTACCCTTTTTAGCGGCGAAGCCATCTTGTCTACCTACCTACGGTTATTTTTTCCAGCCTTTTGA
- a CDS encoding type II toxin-antitoxin system VapC family toxin, with the protein MAGVPRRLRWEIALKIKNKKLDIGVNLNEYVVTLKKSSTVEIVPIDENIWMESANLEWGHRDPVDRVVVTLARSNQAAIITSDKEIANFYSEVIW; encoded by the coding sequence GTGGCGGGAGTACCCCGGAGGCTTAGATGGGAAATTGCTTTAAAAATCAAAAATAAAAAACTAGATATAGGAGTCAATCTTAACGAGTATGTAGTAACGCTGAAAAAGTCTAGTACTGTTGAGATTGTACCCATTGATGAAAATATTTGGATGGAAAGTGCCAATTTAGAATGGGGTCATCGAGATCCAGTAGATCGAGTTGTCGTCACATTAGCCAGAAGTAATCAAGCTGCAATAATTACATCTGATAAAGAGATAGCAAACTTCTACTCAGAAGTGATTTGGTGA
- a CDS encoding ribonuclease catalytic domain-containing protein, which produces MEKGTLVEFRVQGDRRLGIVERPDGKTRWFVVDDRGQSHSLAPRQITYTVTGQTYKPSEIASFLEQVNPYLDPSSLEVAWELLVEDGETITPELMANLLFSESAVPHCYAAHCLLSDDKLYFKQKGDAYEARTAAQVAERKHQMEVEALKAKGQQEFLTRVEQALKGEAVEWQRHDRQRLEGLEKYAALLADTVRTGVNYDSLARAYPPSAPVLETMTMLGRPTTPQGAFQLLVDLGCWSPYENLFLRRSSIPIQFPNKVLEVAQQRLDFPPIDSDTNRLDLTHLKVYTIDDETTTEIDDGLSWEVLPDGRERLWVHIADPTRWLVPEDELDLEARKRGSTVYLPTGMIPMFPEVLATGPMSLIQGRVCCALSFGIILGTTGVVEDYSIHTSLIKPTYRLTYEDVDEMLQLRVQAEPEIAAIASWAQKRKAWRYAQGAISITMPEATIKVKGEEIHIDILDDSPSRQVVAEMMIVAGEVAARYGKTHNIPLPFRGQPQPELPPEEELLLLPAGFVRACAMRRCMPKSEMSITPLRHAGLGLDTYTQATSPIRRYSDLLTHFQLKAHLRGEVLPFSADQLKEVMITVTSITQEVTMVERQTNRYYALEYLRRHPDETWDVTVLMWLREDSNLALILIEDLGLQLPMVFKRSVNLGEQIVVKVSHADPQKDMIQFQEIIYQEAQTAAN; this is translated from the coding sequence GTGGAGAAGGGGACGCTAGTTGAATTTAGGGTTCAAGGCGATCGCCGTTTGGGGATCGTAGAACGTCCAGACGGTAAAACCCGCTGGTTTGTGGTAGACGACCGTGGTCAATCCCACAGCCTCGCGCCTAGACAAATAACTTATACAGTTACTGGACAGACCTACAAACCATCTGAGATTGCTAGCTTTTTGGAGCAAGTCAATCCTTATTTAGACCCATCTAGCTTAGAAGTAGCTTGGGAATTACTGGTTGAAGATGGGGAAACAATCACCCCAGAACTGATGGCGAATCTGCTGTTTTCGGAATCAGCCGTGCCTCATTGCTACGCCGCCCATTGCTTGTTATCAGACGACAAACTCTATTTCAAGCAAAAAGGAGACGCTTATGAAGCCCGAACTGCTGCTCAGGTGGCAGAACGCAAGCACCAGATGGAAGTAGAAGCATTAAAAGCTAAAGGACAGCAGGAATTTTTAACTCGTGTAGAGCAAGCGCTCAAAGGTGAAGCTGTAGAATGGCAACGCCACGATCGCCAGCGCCTAGAAGGACTCGAAAAATACGCAGCGTTGCTTGCTGACACAGTGCGGACGGGAGTTAATTATGACTCCTTAGCTCGCGCTTATCCGCCCAGCGCTCCAGTATTAGAAACGATGACCATGCTGGGACGACCCACAACGCCCCAAGGAGCCTTTCAACTATTAGTAGATTTAGGTTGCTGGAGTCCTTATGAAAACTTGTTCCTGCGTCGTTCTTCAATTCCGATTCAATTTCCTAATAAGGTATTAGAAGTGGCGCAACAGCGTTTGGATTTCCCGCCGATTGACTCAGATACAAACCGCCTTGATCTGACTCACCTCAAGGTCTATACCATTGATGATGAAACTACCACAGAGATCGACGATGGTCTAAGTTGGGAAGTCTTGCCCGATGGACGGGAACGCCTGTGGGTGCATATTGCCGATCCCACTAGATGGTTAGTGCCGGAAGATGAATTAGATTTGGAAGCCAGAAAGCGGGGTAGTACAGTCTATTTACCTACGGGGATGATTCCCATGTTCCCAGAGGTATTGGCAACTGGGCCAATGAGTTTAATCCAGGGACGGGTTTGTTGCGCCCTCAGTTTTGGAATTATTTTAGGTACAACTGGCGTAGTAGAAGATTACAGCATTCATACCAGTTTAATTAAGCCGACTTATCGTCTCACCTACGAAGATGTAGATGAAATGCTGCAATTACGGGTACAGGCAGAACCGGAAATTGCTGCGATCGCAAGTTGGGCACAAAAACGCAAAGCTTGGCGTTACGCTCAAGGGGCAATTAGCATCACCATGCCCGAAGCTACGATCAAAGTCAAAGGTGAAGAGATCCACATTGACATTTTGGACGATTCCCCATCACGGCAAGTAGTCGCAGAAATGATGATTGTTGCCGGTGAAGTTGCGGCTCGTTATGGTAAAACTCATAACATACCTTTGCCCTTTCGCGGTCAACCCCAACCGGAATTACCCCCAGAAGAAGAATTACTGCTACTTCCCGCCGGATTTGTTCGCGCTTGCGCCATGCGTCGTTGTATGCCTAAGAGTGAAATGAGCATTACGCCTCTGCGCCATGCCGGTTTAGGCTTGGATACCTACACTCAAGCAACCTCTCCCATCCGCCGCTACAGTGACTTGCTCACCCACTTCCAACTTAAAGCCCATTTGCGCGGTGAAGTTCTGCCATTTTCCGCAGATCAACTTAAAGAAGTGATGATAACTGTCACCAGCATCACCCAAGAGGTGACGATGGTAGAACGACAAACTAATAGATATTATGCTCTAGAGTATTTACGCCGTCATCCCGATGAAACTTGGGATGTTACAGTGTTGATGTGGCTGCGAGAAGACAGTAACTTAGCCCTAATTTTGATCGAAGATTTGGGCTTGCAGTTACCAATGGTTTTCAAACGTTCTGTCAACTTGGGCGAACAGATAGTGGTGAAAGTTAGCCATGCCGATCCACAAAAAGATATGATTCAGTTTCAAGAAATAATTTATCAAGAAGCTCAAACAGCAGCGAATTAA
- a CDS encoding MFS transporter: MDSVQVETTAPLTLEIPQISLPPTVLSPTSRIPKDAIRTSLKASTADSVLASVYSLGTSGILLSNFLVELGASPVVFGMLSSIPMLVNLVQPFGAYLSERSNSRFQYSLRTHGIGRLLWLVLVIGIVGVSLGVINTHQLVILTLLIVLFSNLLGGLGTASWLSWVAMIIPRRLRGRYFGTRNSAANLTNFVCVPMAGLAVSHWYSGTLQGYGVVLLVSIVLGIAGLGCQYFQVDMNPQLQNTYCGKLLQTNEMQSQVAKDEASEVLQSICPPQDQLTSSIWKNFNFLRFLLYFGFWNLAVNLSSPFFNLYMLDTLDLDVSYVTIYNSLQAGATLLMLILWGKLADKIGNRPILIFIGILVAATPLLWVGIGANRLDIWLWLPLLHILAGGTWAAIDLCSNNIQLAIAPTQNQSIYFAIAAAVAGASGALGTTIGSFIIQFAQFGGLLGVFALSSLFRLTALIPLVFVKEAKR, from the coding sequence ATGGATTCCGTTCAGGTTGAAACAACTGCGCCACTGACTCTGGAAATTCCCCAGATTTCCTTACCACCAACAGTACTCTCTCCAACCTCTCGAATTCCCAAGGATGCAATTCGCACAAGTTTAAAAGCCTCTACAGCAGATTCTGTCTTAGCATCGGTTTACTCCCTTGGAACTAGCGGGATTTTACTCAGCAATTTCTTGGTGGAATTGGGTGCTAGTCCAGTGGTATTTGGGATGTTGTCTTCTATCCCCATGTTGGTCAATCTTGTTCAGCCGTTTGGTGCTTACTTGTCTGAACGCAGCAATAGCCGCTTTCAATATTCTCTTCGCACACACGGAATTGGTCGGCTGCTATGGCTAGTTTTAGTAATCGGTATTGTCGGCGTAAGCTTGGGAGTGATTAATACTCACCAGTTAGTGATATTAACACTCTTGATTGTCCTATTCAGCAATCTTTTGGGAGGACTAGGAACCGCATCATGGCTAAGTTGGGTTGCAATGATAATTCCCCGACGATTGCGAGGCAGGTATTTTGGGACACGAAATAGTGCTGCGAACCTCACCAATTTTGTTTGCGTACCAATGGCTGGTCTAGCTGTATCACATTGGTATAGTGGAACTCTCCAAGGCTATGGGGTGGTTTTGTTAGTAAGCATCGTGCTTGGAATTGCGGGATTGGGATGTCAGTATTTCCAAGTGGATATGAATCCGCAGTTGCAAAATACCTATTGTGGTAAATTACTTCAAACAAATGAGATGCAATCACAGGTTGCAAAAGATGAAGCTTCTGAAGTACTTCAATCAATTTGTCCGCCACAAGACCAGTTAACTAGCAGTATCTGGAAAAACTTTAACTTTTTAAGATTTCTACTGTATTTCGGCTTCTGGAATCTTGCTGTTAACCTCAGCAGTCCTTTTTTCAACCTCTACATGCTGGACACGCTAGATTTAGATGTCAGTTACGTGACTATCTACAACAGCCTTCAAGCGGGGGCGACTTTGCTAATGCTTATTCTATGGGGAAAATTAGCAGATAAGATAGGCAATCGTCCTATCCTCATCTTTATTGGAATTTTGGTTGCAGCTACACCACTGCTATGGGTGGGGATTGGTGCTAATCGCCTTGATATTTGGTTGTGGCTACCTCTGTTACACATATTAGCTGGAGGTACTTGGGCGGCGATTGATTTGTGCAGCAACAATATACAATTAGCGATCGCACCAACTCAAAATCAGTCTATCTATTTTGCGATCGCAGCTGCTGTTGCTGGAGCAAGTGGTGCTTTAGGCACAACCATAGGCAGCTTCATCATCCAATTTGCTCAGTTTGGAGGCTTATTAGGGGTGTTCGCCCTTTCTAGCCTATTTCGACTAACAGCACTTATTCCACTCGTTTTTGTCAAAGAGGCAAAGAGGTGA